From the genome of Poecile atricapillus isolate bPoeAtr1 chromosome 23, bPoeAtr1.hap1, whole genome shotgun sequence, one region includes:
- the ELK4 gene encoding ETS domain-containing protein Elk-4 — protein MDSAITLWQFLLQLLQEPQNKDIICWTSNDGEFKLLQAEEVARLWGIRKNKPNMNYDKLSRALRYYYVKNIIKKVNGKKFVYKFVSYPEILNMDPLVVGRIEGDPEMPGFGEVASAPKDVENCGKEKSQSCAKSSSRNDYIHSGLYSSFTLNSLNSSSVKLFRSIKIENPAEKLTEKKPQDPTPSVIKFVTMPSKKPPPSVPLVSSASAVAVTSTASATPTVSSSLPLGSEETLQSLETLVLPKLSVPEAPPAPLPNLSSSFTPTPPMSSVSPGLQVPSTPPSPPLSSNPDLDIDTDIESVASQQLEQAQSLQHQSPEPKEQQDSAVLEKEFANHLSRSKKPKGLELAPTLVITGSDPSPLGILSPSLPTASLTPALFSQTPILLTPSPLLSSIHFWSTLSPVAPLSPARLQGANTLFQFPSVLNSHGPFTLSGLDGPSTPGPFSPDLQKT, from the exons ATGGACAGTGCCATCACCCTGTGGCAgttcctcctccagctgctccaagAGCCCCAGAACAAGGATATCATCTGCTGGACCTCCAACGACGGGGAATTcaagctgctgcaggcagaggaggtGGCCAGGCTCTGGGGGATCCGCAAGAACAAGCCCAACATGAACTATGATAAACTCAGCCGGGCGCTGCGCTACTACTACGTGAAG AATATCATTAAGAAGGTGAACGGGAAGAAGTTTGTGTACAAATTCGTGTCGTACCCAGAGATCCTGAACATGGATCCTCTCGTGGTGGGCAGGATCGAGGGGGACCCTGAAATGCCCGGCTTTGGGGAGGTGGCCAGCGCTCCCAAGGACGTGGAAAACTGTGGGAAGGAGAAATCCCAGTCCTGTGCTAAATCCTCCAGCCGAAATGACTACATCCACTCAGGCCTGTACTCCTCCTTCACCCTCAACTCCCTCAACTCCTCCAGCGTGAAGCTCTTCAGGTCCATCAAGATTGAGAACCCGGCTGAGAAGCTGACGGAGAAGAAACCTCAGGATCCCACCCCCTCTGTCATCAAATTTGTCACCATGCCCTCCAAAAAGCCtcctccctctgtccccctggtGTCCAGCGCTTCGGCGGTGGCCGTCACCTCCACGGCTTCTGCCACCCCCACCGTGTCCTCCTCGCTTCCCCTGGGCTCTGAGGAGACTCTGCAGAGCCTGGAGACGCTGGTCCTGCCCAAGCTGAGCGTCCCTgaggctcctccagcacctTTGCCAAACCTGAGCAGCAGCTTCACCCCGACCCCCCCCATGTCCTCGGTTTCTCCCGGCCTGCAGGTGCCCTCCACGCCCCCCTCGCCGCCCCTGAGCTCCAACCCCGACCTGGACATTGACACGGACATCGAATCTGTGgcttcccagcagctggagcaggctcaGAGCCTCCAGCACCAATCCCCAGagcccaaagagcagcaggattCGGCTGTGCTGGAGAAGGAATTTGCCAATCACCTCTCCAGatccaaaaaacccaaagggCTGGAGTTGGCTCCCACTCTGGTCATCACAGGCAGCGATCCGAGTCCTCTGGGCATCCTGAGTCCTTCTCTCCCAACTGCTTCTCTTACTCCAGCACTTTTCTCTCAG ACTCCCATCCTGCTGACTCCCAgccctctgctctccagcatccACTTCTGGAGCACCCTGAGCCCGGTGGCTCCTCTCAGCCCTGCCAGGTTACAAGGTGCTAACACCCTCTTCCAG TTTCCATCAGTGCTGAACAGTCATGGCCCATTTACGCTGTCTGGACTGGATGGACCCTCCACCCCTGGCCCTTTTTCCCCGGATCTCCAGAAGACATAG